TCATCGATGCCCAATTCCATCAAGACCTTGGTAATCTCTTCATCAATCAAGGAAATGTGTCCAATCAAATTGCCACGGACAGTGTAGCCTGTGTTATCAGGACCTGTCAGTTCAATCACTTTGGCTAGATCATGAAGCATGATTCCTGCAAAGAGCAGGCTCTTGTTGAGCTGAGGATAGATGTCACCAATTTTATCTGCCAAGCGGACCATGGTCGCTGTATGGAAGGACAAACCTGAATAGAAGGCATGGTGATTGGTCTTGGCCGCTGGATAGGAATAAAATTCCTTGTCGTACTTGCTGTAAAGAGCACGGACAATCCTCTGCCAAGTGGCATTTTCAATACGGAAAATCATCTGGCTCAGATAGTCCTTGGTGTCATTGACATCCACCGGTGGCTTTTCCTTGAAATCAGCAGGGTCATTGGGTTCGCCAGCTTTTGGCAAACGGAGAACCAATTGATTGACTTGCGGGGTATTGTTATAAACTTCACGGCGTCCCTGCACGTGAACAACTGTCCCAGCAGTAAAATCCTTGATTTTCCCTGGCTGGGCGTCCCAGACCTTG
This region of Streptococcus suis genomic DNA includes:
- a CDS encoding 3'-5' exoribonuclease YhaM family protein; the protein is MKINQMKKDEFFEGFYLIKTADVRQTRAGKDYLALTFQDDTGEIEGKVWDAQPGKIKDFTAGTVVHVQGRREVYNNTPQVNQLVLRLPKAGEPNDPADFKEKPPVDVNDTKDYLSQMIFRIENATWQRIVRALYSKYDKEFYSYPAAKTNHHAFYSGLSFHTATMVRLADKIGDIYPQLNKSLLFAGIMLHDLAKVIELTGPDNTGYTVRGNLIGHISLIDEEITKVLMELGIDDSLEEVTVLRHVILSHHGLLEYGSPVRPQIMEAEILHMIDNIDAEMMMMLSALDKVGPGEMTNRIFAMDNRAFYKPNID